The sequence below is a genomic window from Lolium perenne isolate Kyuss_39 chromosome 7, Kyuss_2.0, whole genome shotgun sequence.
ATATATATGGGTACCAAGAGGTACGTACAGGTTACAGATTACATATACAGGATATACAGTCTAAcagttttgctatgtctcagtcaactcagaatttcttaagtctcagtcacccaCAAAAATGaatttgagttgcacttttctgtcaaaaaagtgcaattgcacttttctacgagttgcacatttttttaactgcagttgcacttttctgaggtgactgagacttaagaaaatctcaatcGACTAAGACATAGCCACACCCTTTTCATTACTATAGTACATAGTATTAATTCATCTTTGCCACGACCTCTCCGCAAGTGGCAATGAACGTGATCGATCTGCGAGGCATGGGTTCCTTGGGCGGCCATCTAATCTTTCCTTCCATGTGCACCTGGATGCACCACGCAAACCTGTCCCTCCATAAAAAGGGGGAAAAAACAAGCAATTCAATAGCATCTCACCACCGGCTCAATGCATCCCATTTCTTCAAATGCCCATATGTGTTGGTACTTCCGAGCGCACCACCCCCCATCTAGGAGTCGAAAGCTCCGTCTCTTCGCGTGTCGGCCGTGGCTCCGGTTCCATCAAAGAGTGATCTAGGCAGTGCCACCAGAAGCTCAGCGGAAGATGTCCTCGCCAACGAAAGCGTTAAAGCTTTCATATCCGCACTCCCGGCAAAAGACGGGTGGTCGGAACCACTCATCCAGTACAAGAGCTACTGGTTCAGACCGGGGTTTCTCGAGCGGTTCTTGCTCGTCGAGCGGCGCTTCAAGCCCCGGCCCGACGACATCATCCTCGCCACGCAGCCCAAATGTGGCACCACCTGGCTCAAGGCCCTCGCCTTCGTCGTCGCCAACCGAGCCCGCTACGACTTCGGCGACCACCCGCTCCTCACTCGCCACCCTCAGCACATCGTGCCGTTCATCGAGATCCCCGATGGCACCGGCGGTGGCAACGACATCGAGGCGCTTCCGTCCCCGAGGCTTCTCGCCACACGCACATGCCCATGTCGCTGCTGCCACCTCACATGGCCGGCTGCCGTATCGTGTACCTATGCCGTGATCCCAAAGATGCCCTGGTGTCAAGGCTGCACTTCGAGAACAAGCTCATGGTAGAGGGTTTCACCCTATCGATGGACCATGCTTTCGGCATGTTTTGTGAGGGTTTCTCGCACTATGGCCCCTTCTGGAACCACTGCCTCGAGTATTGGAACGAGAGCGTGGCCAAGCCCAAGGATGTCCTCTTCCTGAAGTACGAAGACCTCAAGTCGGATCCGGTGCAGGTTGTGAGGAAGCTAGCGGAATTCCTCGACGTTCCGTTCACCGAAGAGGAGGAGAGCTTTGGGGTTGCTCAAGAGGTGGTGAATTACCAGCCTGCAGGTTAACCAGGTTGGTGCCGTTCTTCAAGGAAATAAAGTGCAGTTCAGTAACTCCGTGTTTTACAGGAAGGGAGAGGTGGGGGACTGGGTGAACCACATGAGCCGGGAGATGGGGGACGAGCTAGACAGCATCGTCCAACGCAAGCTTCAGGGATCTGGGCTTGTGTTTTGAGTCCTCATGTTCTGTTATCTGCCAGAACGTTACAATTGCTCCCTTTCCTACTCATTTCATTGTAACCTAATTAAAGACATCTGTTACTTCTTGCTGAGAATAAAATTAAAGCACTAGCATGTTGTCAAACCCAGTTTGAGATAGGCTTTGTCACACTCATGCATTGTGGTTTGTGAACATAGTACGGAGTACTAAAAAGAAGTTGCTCAAGTTTTTGTAAATACGGATATACCTATGACTAAAATATGTCTATATATATTTGTATCTACGATAAAGTTATAACACGTTTTTAGAGACAGAGGGAGTACAAGATATATAGGCTTCGCCGAGTTTATAGAAATGCTATCCTCGTGGAATGATTTCTTGTTTCACAAGCTCATGGCATGTCTTGTGCATAAGCTTGCCTTCAtagttgattaaaaggtttcaacaACGCATATGTGCATCTAGGGCTAATTATGTAATGCTGAATCAGTTCACCGTAGGACTTCCTCTTGCTCCGTGAAAAACaaagatcatctcctcgttgaaaGTGCCCCCGAATCTACAAATACTAGGCTGCACAGCCCTAAAATGTCATCCCTTCTGCCAACCCAAATACTCCATGCTGCAAGAGTGAGGATATCCATGAAAAACAACTTATATTGTAAAGCTTGTTTTCGAAGCTGCAAGTTGTCAAGGATGTTATCTAGCAGATCAATTTCTGGACTGACAAGACTGACATTCAGAGAATACATGGCTTCTCGTTTTTACCTGCTATTATCAACATGCTGTCCACTGCCTTATTTGAAATGTTTCCCACGTTGCTACAGATGTTAATTGCACCACTTAATTATTGCAAATCATGCTTCCTGATAGTCGTTGAAACAAAATGCTTACATTTCCATCCTACTGCACAACATGAATTCGCAAGAGGGGAGAATACTGTAGTTGGTTATATACACATCATTGATCCAAAGGGAAAAGACACAAAAATTTGTGTAGCACGCAATGGAGCGAGATGATTAATATTTACAACTGGTTAACAAAGCCAATGAAATCAAAATCAACATATCTTACTTGAAAGAATATGGAACTGGGCTACATGGCAGCAGCAGCGCTACATGCTATGAGTGCTCGTGTCTCATAACCATACATATCGAGCTTAGGCTTGCACCCCAATCTTTGCAAGAAACAAACTAGGCGGCACAAAAACAGAACAAGGTTCTCATATCCTTATCTGAGTAACAGCAAGGGAGTTCTTCCATGCAGTCAAAATGAAAATGATCTGTATTTCGGTTGTACGTTTacctacaaaaacagcagaaaaagtgaAATACTGGTACCACAATGCCAAGGATGGTTCACAACAGAATAGCACAGCTGAGAATAATTACTTTGCTTAGCACGCCTTTCTCCTGTCAACTTTGAAAGGAATGTTTAACCATCTCTTCCTTGCGTTTGTTTTCTTTTCACTTGAGTTGTCATCCTCGCTTCCACATCCCTCCACGGGCTGATCCTTTACTTTCTTCTCTTTCCTTTGATTTTTCTCTTCATCAAATTTGAACACTTTTGAAGGTGATTTTGATTTGTTCCTGCTCGAACTCCGTTTTAGAGGTGGATTGTTTGTATAGGATGCATGGATTACATTCCTTTCATTCAGAAGCTCATCAATCTACAAAAGGCCACGAGTACTCAGATCAGAAAATAATAAGAAGCAAAATGAGCTAAGCATCAGAAGAACACATACCGTTTGCATTTCTTGCGTGTATTTGCTGGTCATTTCAGTGAACTTTGCCAAAACCTGCAAAATATATTGTTAAAACATTGTAGCCCTTCCCCGCTAAATATGCAACGAAAGAACCAGATAGAGAAGACATAAAAAGAAAATCGACCACGTACTTCACGATACTCAGCCTCGAATTTAGACAGCTCAGCTCGTTTTGTGAGTATCTTTGCCTCCACATTTTGTAGCTTCTCCTTTTCAGCAGAGAAAGATTCGCCACACACAATCTCTATAGTATAGCTTGCACTTTTGAAGAAATTGTCACCTGAATTAAGTAATAGATTAAGAAGTTCCCCATTGCCTCAGATAATTAACACCACACCAATCAATAATGCGACATACCGTAGACAGCAAAAAAGTGGGTTCCTGGTTTCAGTTCATTAATGTCACATGGTTGGAAACTATCCAACCTTTTAAAAAATGCGCTATCAGGATCCTTTGCAGCAGATGCCTGAAAGTTATTGAAGCTTATAGAGGCTGAAAATACTATTGAATCACTTCCAGAACCCAAATAAGAAGAACTTTTGTAAACTCACCGAGTTATTTTGCTCAAAACGATACACAGGAAACCCAAGAAAGTACATTCCTGCGGCACTAACTTTGCCTGCCTTTACACTGTCTTCCTGCAGCAAGTCGCATATTACTCAAGGCATAACATATAAAAAATCTAAACAAAAATATTATAAGTCTATGCTGAAAGGGAAGGTCGCAAAAGCAAACATATATTTACTCCTTTGATTGCTTTGCAGTTTCATAATAAATATACCAGACAAAAATGTATGAATGCTAAAACTGTTCCTTGGTGTTAGTAATAACGCAGGTGGTGTGCCATGTCATATTGTAATGTTACTTGAAATAATAAAGAAAAATATTTCTCAAGATGAAAATGATGCTCCCTACTAATTTAATGATCTAAGTCTATGCTCGACACTCCCAACTGCTAGTATATGAATGAAGCTTTGATTTCCTGTTTTTGATCACTGGGAGAAAGGAGAGATATAAGCTTTGTATTCGTACCTGCAGTGCAAGGCTCAACCCACCATTTTCTTCAAGCTCAAAATAAAGCAGCTGCAATTAATGAAAATAAAGCCATGATTAATAAAGGTCAGAAAAGGATAACATACATGAATGGAGTGCTTGAGATGTGTGTTGGATAGAAAATGCGCTGGAAGTTTATATTGACGGCAGCATAGCACAATGAATAAAAGGAACTATATATTATCATCATTCATTAATACTAACCCGGGCGAAGATTTGTTTAAATGGCCCCCAATATAGGCCCAATGCAACCCCTATTAGGTCCTGTGCAATCACACAGGAACTTATTATCTCTATCACATAATCGTCTGTTAGTGCTAAAGACCATCATCCCAATGGGGCGCTCCCTATCAATGACTAATTTGAACACCGGCCCACATAATACATAACCACAGTCTAATTCTATGTTGGTTCTTGTGCCAAGGCCATCTCTTCAACGAGGGACCGCTTGGGTAGGAAAAATAGCACATGTGTCATTGCATGTTAAGTTCCAGTAGTAggaattttcgcaaaaaaaagttCTTATAGTAGGGAAACCCACTTTGTATCACTCTTGGGTTCGAGTGGAAAACCAAGCTACCAACCTATCTACAGTTCAGACTTTGGGCATGTTAAATAGTGTAATGTTTGTTGTCTGCCAGCTTTGTCATGATTTTTGGGTGGTGTGGAAGAAAGCAAACTCCAAGCACAACCCAAGCCATCTCTTACGTAAAAAGTAACCCTGGTTCAAGAACCAACCCACCATAAACTCAATGGACATAGAGCACTGgcaatttaattttttttttttttttttttttttttttgagacccctcgatctgtgttacagttgtagtatctgaacttatgcactaactcaacaccacactcacaccacacacacgcacaccactagtGCACAAGTTAGACCCTAGAACTATACACACAGCACACATAATTTGAGTGTCCCTAGGAGCTAGTAGTTGTGGCACATATGTGTGGAGGGGATTTTATTCTGGAGCAAAGCCCCGGTGAGACACCTGAAAATCGTCCCCTGCGGGGATCGATCCCAGGCGGGCTGGCTGGCCACTGCCAAGCCAAGCCACTGCGCTGACCGCGCGTCCTCAGCACTGGCAATTTAATAATCATTAAAAGAGTAAACTATTGTCTCCAGCATTTAAGGGGCTCGTGGCTCTCGAAAACATTGATATGATATTATGTGTATGGTGGCAGAGAAAACTATTCTCTGATATTGAAATACCCTTATATGACTCATTTCTATAGAAGTTTGTTAAATAGTAACCTTCCAATGAACTTACAGTCGTGAACCAGCTACTGGGCCTACCTATTACTGATATTAAACTACTAGTAAGACCACCCACATGGTAATCGATATTGTCAAAGTACCTACTGGAATCCAATCAAAAGCAATCTGGTATGATCAAAGTGCCTGTCTGCTTGAAGGCGTGAAACCCAAGAGTACGTAAAAATATCAAACATTGTTTGACTAACATGGCTAACTTgtggcaaagaaaaataaaaccatGACTTCGCTTAGTCAAGTGATCTTCTCACAACTCCATAAGTCTGATTCAGGATCTAACAAAAGGTTTGGCACACCACACACCAAGTCATGGCTACAAACCAAACACTTGGCTAGCTTTGGTCAAACTTGGTTAAGAGAGTGCCACATTTTTGCTTCCAGTCAAATaggccctcaagttctgtcacacaCTGAAATTAAGAAAATGAAGAACGAGAGGGACAACTTAAAGGAAAAGaggaattagtagtactaatatCAATGCAGTTAAATAACTTCATATGAGGAGACACCAATGTTTAGTTTGGGGAATCTTACGGCAAACTATACGTTCTTAATTCACAACCCAACATATTATTATCTTGCCGACACACAAATCAGAAGTTTGAACAAAACTCTAATATATCACATATGGCAATCTTGTCTAACATAACTTGGTACAAATTTCAAATATACATATATAAGGATCAAGAGTGGTGAGGTATGTAATCATGACCCATGATTAAACATTTAAACTTGGTTACTGCTAATGGTAAATTATTCATGCAAATATCACTACTGTCTGGTCAAATAACCCTACCAAAAATGATGGCATACATAAAATGCAATTTAGTAGTGTACCACACATGATTACGGTGTGTAGGAGACAGGCAGTATTATTGAGCAGTGAGCACAAAGAAAACATAGAAAATGATAGGCCATCATTATTCATTACTTCcatttgctttactttatttatagtAAATTATCAAAATTTAAGCAAAGGAGAATTTTTCGCTTTCTGAAGACAAAGCTGGTTTCATTTTGCGAGAATACAAGTACACATACATATAGCAATACCATGCCACATTACTAACGAAAACAAACCTTAAATTTGCTTTTTTCAGTCGAGTGCACACGGCAAACTAGCCC
It includes:
- the LOC127317495 gene encoding chaperone protein dnaJ 16; the encoded protein is MAGSRFGSFKSEKGDPAAAAAAAAAAPQRKDPYEVLGLGRTATDQEIKSAFRRMALKYHPDKNGDDPVASDKFQEVTFSYSILSDPNKRRQYDTSGFEAIETDSQELELDLSSLNTVNTMFAAIFSKLGVPIKTTVSATVLEEALNGSVMVSQLQLGNSVRKKVEKQTAHFYSVDITEQEAKKGLVCRVHSTEKSKFKLLYFELEENGGLSLALQEDSVKAGKVSAAGMYFLGFPVYRFEQNNSASAAKDPDSAFFKRLDSFQPCDINELKPGTHFFAVYGDNFFKSASYTIEIVCGESFSAEKEKLQNVEAKILTKRAELSKFEAEYREVLAKFTEMTSKYTQEMQTIDELLNERNVIHASYTNNPPLKRSSSRNKSKSPSKVFKFDEEKNQRKEKKVKDQPVEGCGSEDDNSSEKKTNARKRWLNIPFKVDRRKAC